A genomic segment from Triticum dicoccoides isolate Atlit2015 ecotype Zavitan chromosome 1A, WEW_v2.0, whole genome shotgun sequence encodes:
- the LOC119353441 gene encoding DNA primase small subunit-like: MGDERVEAMEIDAQQRQEVAAAVPDGFNADYLRIYYGKLFPYGDFFKWLAYGNDAKHPGCDQSYIGRRELSFTLENDIYLRFQSFDTAAELETSIKEKCPFKIDIGPVYSVDPAKRHAYAQSGNNVFVPVERELIFDIDISDYDDVRYCCSGADTCLDCWPLMTIVIKILDTSLRGDFGFNHILWVYSGRRGVHCWVCDSRARKLSNEQRSAIADYFRVYKGGENSLKKVSLTGPVLHPFLARSYTDVLKCFFEDKLLHSQQLFASEERCQKILELIPDENVASELHDKWQGNRRSSISKEDVNAARWEQLKTTLQSGKHKTQGLRRCVEEIVFSYTYPRLDMEVSKHMNHLLKAPFCIHPKTGRVCIPIDPNNCEDFDPTAVPTLSQLLGELNAAGMQIDSENELYIRFFRTSFLQPMLKACKEELETAYSAKLQQSKNTLSW; encoded by the exons ATGGGGGATGAGAGGGTTGAGGCCATGGAGATTGATGCGCAGCAGCGGCAAGAAGTCGCCGCCGCGGTCCCGGACGGCTTCAACGCCGATTACCTCCGAATCTACTACG GAAAGCTCTTCCCATATGGTGATTTCTTCAAGTGGCTCGCATATGGAAATG ATGCAAAGCATCCTGGATGTGATCAGTCATACATTGGGCGTCGGGAGCTTTCGTTTACACTGGAGAATGACATCTATCTGCGGTTTCAGTCCTTTGATACTGCAGCTGAACTGGAGACTTCTATCAAGGAGAAGTGCCCTTTCAAGATTGATATTGGACCTGTCTACAGCGTAGAT CCTGCAAAGCGACATGCCTACGCCCAGTCTGGTAACAATGTCTTCGTACCAGTGGAAAGGGAACTTATTTTTGATATA GATATATCTGATTATGATGATGTTCGCTACTGCTGCTCTGGAGCTGACACCTGTCTGGACTGCTGGCCATTAATGACCATTGTCATCAAAATCCTGGATACTTCGCTTAGAG GTGATTTTGGTTTCAATCACATATTGTGGGTATATAGTGGTCGCCGTGGTGTCCATTGCTGGGTTTGTGATAGTAGAGCAAGAAA GTTAAGCAATGAACAAAGGTCTGCAATTGCTGACTACTTCCGTGTGTATAAG GGTGGCGAGAATTCACTGAAGAAAGTTTCGTTGACTGGGCCTGTCCTTCACCCTTTCCTTGC ACGGTCATACACCGATGTTCTGAAATGCTTCTTTGAAGACAAGCTGTTACATAGCCAACAACTATTTGCATCCGAGGAGAGGTGCCAGAAGATACTCGAACTTATTCCAGACGAAA ATGTTGCTAGTGAGCTCCATGATAAATGGCAAGGAAATAGACGATCCTCCATCTCAAAAGAAGATGTGAATGCAGCAAGATGGGAGCAGTTAAAGACGACCTTGCAGTCAGGAAAGCACAAG ACGCAGGGGCTTCGCAGATGTGTAGAAGAGATTGTCTTCTCGTACACGTATCCTAGACTTGACATGGAG GTGTCAAAGCACATGAATCATTTACTGAAGGCCCCCTTCTGCATACACCCAAAGACAG GGCGTGTTTGCATTCCAATTGATCCCAACAATTGTGAAGATTTTGATCCTACAGCTGTTCCAACTTTATCACAG CTGTTAGGAGAGCTCAATGCGGCTGGTATGCAGATTGATTCTGAGAACG AACTT TACATCAGATTTTTCAGAACGTCCTTTCTTCAACCGATGCTGAAAGCTTGCAAG GAGGAACTGGAAACCGCTTATAGTGCAAAGCTTCAACAGTCCAAGAATACCTTGAGCTGGTAA